The following is a genomic window from Malus sylvestris chromosome 7, drMalSylv7.2, whole genome shotgun sequence.
AATTTATTCGTTTTTAAATTGTAGTTAGTGTTTTATCAGTCAGTTTATTATTTCAGCTCAATTTCCCCCATGAATTTTCGAAATAATTCAGGGTCGATTTGGGGTTCCAATTTACAGAATAATaccagaagaaaagaaaaaaaaagagattttggatccattttttgtttgttggttCGCTTAAGCTTTCGCCCTTTTTGGGCATTTAAATTATCTTGATTTTTGTGGATCTCAGTGTCCAGGCATCAATACAATGTAGAAATGTTGGTGTAATTTTTCTCTTGAAttcattgttttctttgttttcatcAATCTTTAAATGGCAATAGGCTTAGTATTACGTACCTCTAGCCGTGCCGTatcgttttttgttttttggttttttggtgtGTGTTTGATGGTAATTTGGAACTTTGATGAGACATCATGGGTAGAACTTGACCCTGCAGAATAGGCCTGCAGGGTCAGGCTGCGGAAAGAGTTCCCATAGGCTATACCCACTGCTAGTCCTATATTTAGCTGATATGAGAAagcaagagaaagaaaacaactttttatactgatttttttttttggggaggTAATGCACATTTTCTTGGTATCAAATGCTGATGTTGTACTATTTCTTCCTTGGGCTTGCACGGGTTGGTGAGATGTTTTTGCAAATCTTCCGAGTAAAGGTCGCATGGTTGTAACTTGTAACTATGACCTTTTGACATGTTGTCAGCTCACAGTTCTGGCGCTGATTGGACTATTTGAACCGCATAGGACGGTTGGTGAGGCAAATTCTCTTGATTAATTAAAGAGATAAGGCATGATTAGGCTTAAGATGATGATATGCTTTGGTCCTTTGTAACTATTAGCCAAGATCTGAAACGTTTTGGGTTTTACAGGGAAAAGTTGGTTATGAATGAGACGCTTTACATAATCTAGATTGAGCATGTGCAGAGTGACTGCTTTGATATTTTTATGTTATAATCATGAACAAAATGTAGGTTGTAGCGGTTAAGAATGTAAAACCGTGCCTGTGGGGTATGttttagtgcttatattatatGTTTAGAAACCAAGTGCAGTGGCATGATTGCTCATCTTCCTTTTGTTTTGATGTTTTCCTCATTCAATAAGTATAACTTTGTTTCTCCCTTTCagaatgtttttctttttccattatcaagtatcaattttttttagctGAAATTTACTGGGAGTACCGATTTTCCGTCAATTATTGGCAGGTGAGTCCTGATGTACATTTTCAGAAGGATTTGGGCTTGGATAGCTTGGATAATGTGGAGATTGTGATTGCTCTAGAAGAAGAGTTCAAGCTAGAGATTCCAGATTTGGAAGCTGTTAGGATCGACTCCACTAATCTGGCAATTGAGTACGTCTATAACCATCCAATGGCTGCGTAACTCTCTTTAGCAGCAGCGTTTTCTCTTTGCATGAACTGTTTGAACGTAATTTTGTTTCTGCCTAAATGACGCTCGAAGAAATTTGATCACCATGTTGGTTGAAAATAATTTGCATCTTTCTCAAAAAAAGAGTTGTTCTCCTGGAACTAAAACCTATCAATGTCTTTGCAATGCTTCAACTGTAAACACCGTCAACTTCTATCCAATCAGTCTGATTGGTTGTGTTCCTTCTCAATaactttaaattcattttttattacATGGTTTCACGTTCTGATTTGTATGGATAACGTGTCTCTGAGTTGAAACTGTATTACTTGTATACTGTGTATCATTCATTACATGGTTTTCCGATTACTTTAGATTCGTGAATCATTGTTCAAGCATCATGGTTCTGTTGGGCAGACATTGTAACAGTGGAGGGCACGCTTCTACTGAAGTATTATTGTCCGTGTCTAAGACGTGCACTTTTGTTCCCCATAAATGCACCTGTTCTCTTAGGAACACTTTTTGTCATTTGGTCTGTCTCTAAGAAACcctttccaaatccaaacttatttttcttgatttcaTCCGAATATTTCAGAAGCGTTTTGAATAATCTGGAAACAACACACATGTCACCGTAGAAAGAATTCTCAAACATTAATTTTGATACCTTGCTCGAGTGGAAATTCTTTGTTCGTATGAAAGACTAATGTAAGATTCATACGAGACTTTCGGGATTGTGATTGTGTGTGTCGTCTTTATGGTAGTATTTCTTAGTGGTCACACTGGCTTGTATATGTTGCTTATGTACTAAGTTTGCCACCAATTTCATTCTTGTGGGCAACTGGTGTTGTGGAAGTTGGACCCATTACAGTGCTTGTAAAGTTTTCCCATACACAAGTGCTTGTTATGATTACTTGTCATTAGAACGAACTTAGCGGCTGTAATTGGAGATTCTTGGTTCTTCCCGTTAGAACGGAAACAGATCCTTTTCCCAGGATaaggggatcctagggatcccgtgATCAGgaccgtttatcgtacatcacgCGGttagaaaatatttaaaaatttaaaattaaatataaatagtatttaacgaaaattgaccgcacgatgtacgataaacggtcGCGATTACaagatccctaggatccccaggaaaaggatcctccGGATCTTTTTCCCGTTAGAGCctcccccccctctctcttccAGTGCCACTTGTCTGGTGATCTGTTCAAGGAGATATAGGAAGCGAGGGTCATATCTCTGGTTGTATGCACGATTCTGCCTTGGTCAAGCATATCTTGTGCTAACGCAACAAATATTGGAAATTATATCTACAAATGTATCACTTAGTGAGGAGGAAATGCTCTTTACATGTAGGAAGACAATATTTTCCTTTTCGTATATTAAGTTTTggcattttattattttctacaATTTATAATTATCGAAAGACTTTTTAGCCAGAATggtttctgagatttgcataacatatcactttggtccctgagattgaaaatcaatagaaatggtcattgagattgtccaccatccattattttggtcattctgttaaaaactccgttaagtgtctcgGAGCTTTTGATTGAAAGTTTTggtaattttcaaagctttgtaactcaatcgtgttttaaccaaattcgacctataatatatcaaaatgaagatagaaaagtgtagaacaagattatacctatttggaagcccaatggttgccggagctggccgaaaaatagcctgaaaggtgcgGTAGgcaggaaaactggaaaactcatcgaaaactgggtaaaattgaaacattcataattttttcaatactcaacgaaatcgagtgattcaaaagcgaaaatcatacttctcgatgagatcCAATGGTTGCCGGACATGGCCGGAAAATAACCTGAAAGGTGACTATTCGGCaggaaaattggaaaactcgcaggaaactgggtaaaattgaaacgttcataactttttcaatactcaacgaaatcgagtgattcaaaaataaaaatcatacttctcgatgagataaatagaatggtacctttctcgATAGCTAAATCGCagtggtttggctggaaaatggttcgaaagtggctgtcttggtctcgcGTTAGTTAATTTCGAGCTGTTTTCCGGTCAAACCACAGCTATTTATCCATtgagaaaggtaccattctcttcctctcgttgagaagtatgatttttgttttggaatcactcgatttcgttgagtattgaagaagttatgaacgtttaaattttacccagtttccggcgagttttccagttttcccgccgaccagtcacctttcaggctattttcaggccatctccggcaaccattgggcttccaaatggATATAATATTGTTCATCACTTTCCTATCTtcgttttgatatattatggatcaaatttggttaagaaacgattgagttacgaagtttgaaaattgcccaaacttccggccaagagctccaggACACTTAACTGAGTTTtgaacggaatgaccaaaataatggatggtggacaatctcaatgacaatatctattgattttcaatgtcagggaccaaagtgatgtttTATttaccattttggctaaaaaccCTTATCGAAACAATTATTTTTGGTGTTTATTTAAGCTTCAGAATATTAACCCATCATGTTATGAGGGGATATATTGGTCACGTTGTATTCGAAAGTCATCAGGTCCTTCACTGAAAAAGATTGGCCATATTGTTTTGTCATATAACAATTAAAGCACCACATAAATAGTATTTTTGCACCAACACCTTAATTTCATCCATGACGCAATCTACTTATTTAGTAAACAAAAAAGTAGTTGTTGTATACAAGCCACAAGGCTCCACATACTTCATCagatttctatttattttttattttataattatccAACTTAAAGGACGGGAATCAAATATGAGACATCTTCTATACAGCCAGACTAATAGCTAATTCATTATGAGATTATTGTAATTGTTAGTTGTTAATGTAATAAGATCGACATTGATCAACGTCTAATAGTACGAGGTGTTAATTAGCTGGGAAATTTGAAGCCTCGGTCCATTGCAAACAGAAGATTAACAAATAATGTAGAAGATTAACAAATAACGTATAAACACGACACCATGCGAACACATTTCGTGTCCCTAACATTGAaccttctagttttcttttCCATTCCCAATacttctctataaaaaaataaaaactaatttaatataatagGATTAATTAGAAGCTACTCTTTCTTGATGTTATCTTCAAAGCTCACCATTACCAATTTCCAAATCTTATCTTCtgattaattagatttttttacACACTACATATACAGCTAGCAGAATTCAGAAAGGAAACCTtgcaaacaacaacaaccagacaatcaaacaaaacaatgaaCGAACATAAAATCTaggtattgcagaaaacaaaccAGATaactacaaataaataataaaaacatacaaaatacatatataattcATGAACAAAGACAGCTATATATactcatgtgtgtgtgtgtgtgtgtatatatatataataaaataaaatataatatatatctctctttgtttgatttaatttaGTGAATTATGCAGATTGATAAAAGACAGTGCTATAATCGACAACTGAAACGTATAGTTGTTTCGCTTCGTTAACGGCGAAACCAACCGTCCTTGCTTGAATCCATCTTCACAAGTTATGGAGGCATCAATGACAGAACTCACTTCAATGTTGGCGTCGTTGTATTTCTTGGCCTTGTAATTCATAAGGGCTTTCTTGATGGTTGGTATGGCATCTGAGTAAAGCTCCAAGCAGTCGCCCAAATACGCCCTTACGTAGGGGTCGAGCTTTTTGTTTTTCAGCAGGTGTTTGATGTAATGCCTTGTGTCCGTAGCGTTGTTGCGGATTAACTTGATTGAGATTATGCCGAGTTTGTGAAGATCGGCGCGCTGGCTTTTCGGCGCTGCTTGCAGAGAGGTTACGCAGAAATTGTAGCTTAGGTTTGGATCGTATTGAGCAAATTTTTTGCAAGTTTCAGGGATGAGGTTTTTGGCAGTAATGGCattgaaggagaagaagaagaagaggaggtaGAGAGGGAGAGTTGTGAAGGAGAATGTGGGAGTTCTCATTTTTTTGTGTTATGGTGGGATGAGGACTATGTATTTTTCTGAATTGGGTATTTATAGGTAGTTtggctaattttattttttgaaagaaaacaaTTGGTGTGACAATAATGTTATATTATGTTTTGTAAATTAGATGATGTGATGCTTGATGATTGGATTTCTTTTTTAGGATTTAGGAAAAATGATAGGAAGACCACTTTCATGGTACCGTTTGATGTTGCAAGTGATGTATACGTGCTATCTCAATTAAGTAATCCAACTCTCAACTTTAAAATATGGTCTCTCTATAGCATCACCCTTTCTGAAGTTATGGGAAGGGATGCTTGCACACTTGGATTGAAAAttattaacaaacgatattatttacacaaaGGGGAATGAGTGAACTTAATTTcataatggactagcaataatgtggttcaaattagcctttgacgagaatcgaacacaaaacctctcacttacgaataaagaagaatatcatttcaccgtaatactaaatgacttggattgaaaattattatttcaattaaatAGACTAGATGGAGCCCGTACACTATGTgtgtaaataataaatataaaagatTTAAACAGAAAAATATAACGAAATAAAGAGAAGTTGGAGAGAAATGTGGGATATGAGAATGTGGGgggattattattatttttattaaatatccTTATGTTTGATGACATGtgggtgaagaaagaagaaacaaaaagcaGTAACATTCACCGTGTACGAAAGTATTTCAATACTCATGAATCGTTTTTTCACATTCTTTTGGTTGATAGCTAATTTTTGAACTAACAACCACGTTAACGAGTGCTTTCCCTTTAcaccttgaattttttttttcaaacatccCCCTTCTCCCCTTTCACGGTAGTTGGTCCTTCTTTTACTAATGATCTCACTATTTTAAGTAGTTCCCGCAAACGTGCAGGGGAACAAAGAGGGTTCTATTCCACATATATAGCATACTTTTGGTATTTTGTGTTCGCTCCATCAGTGCGGAGCCTTGAACTTACATATATTCGTGTGGAGATTTTTTTCATCCTAACCAATCGTAATTAGGTACCGAATTCAATAATCTATATGGGTTAAACTAAATACCTCTTACAAATAAGTTAAAATAAATATCAATGAACCGTAACGCTATTAAGTTATAGAAAAATAGTATAGTTAGGAAAATGTGTTGGGTCATGAGTCGGCCTAGTCCAATACTATAAAACAACTTAGGTCCGATGGGCTTGTCAGGGTTAACCCATTTGTTGGGTCATGACTCGTGAGTTGGCCAATATAtacacaatgggctagcaacaataatgtggttctaATTTGCTTTTGATAAGAATTGAAtcaagacttctcacttacaaatgaaaatgaataccacTACACCGAAGTACTAAGTGACACTTTATCCTCATCATTAAACTAAAACACTAAattatcttcttctttcctATTTAATTTCCAAACGTCACTAAACATGTCAATAGAAAAATGCATTTCATGTACCCTAGGAAAAGTTAGGGAATTCCTTCCCAAGTACTAAACGCACCATTAGAGTAAAATTGATAATTCCTAACAAAACTCATGAGTCTGTAATTTCTTAGACTCATGTTTTCGGTTGTAACTATTTAAATCTATATTTGTCTCTTGTACTCTTGATCACAAATATTTTAGAAATATTCACCCAAGTAAGTTTgttatatatatgcattcatG
Proteins encoded in this region:
- the LOC126627849 gene encoding putative invertase inhibitor produces the protein MRTPTFSFTTLPLYLLFFFFSFNAITAKNLIPETCKKFAQYDPNLSYNFCVTSLQAAPKSQRADLHKLGIISIKLIRNNATDTRHYIKHLLKNKKLDPYVRAYLGDCLELYSDAIPTIKKALMNYKAKKYNDANIEVSSVIDASITCEDGFKQGRLVSPLTKRNNYTFQLSIIALSFINLHNSLN